The following nucleotide sequence is from Streptomyces pactum.
GAACCGCCCCGGCCCGGATGCCGTTGAGCGGCCCGCCGCCGCGTGTCCCCCGTACGGCTGCCTGCCTCGCGGGATTCCCGGGCGCCGCCGACCGGGCGACCGGCCGCCACGACGCCCCGGGCGCCCCCTTTTCGATGTGACCCACGCCACATGGTGATCCTGTCAGTAATCGGCGCGCTGTCCCGCTCAATCCACCGGGAGCAAGCGAACCGACAGGAGTGACACATGAAGCACCGCATCGTCGTCCTCGGCGCCGGCTATGCCGGGGCCTACACGGCCGGAACCCTGGCCCGCCGGCTGTCCCCGGCGGACACCGGGATCACCGTGGTCAACGCCGAGCCGCACTTCGTCCAGCGGCTGCGGCTGCACCAGCTCGCGGCCGGCGAGGAGATCGCGGCTCCACCGCTCGCCGAGGTCTTCGCAGGCACCGGGATACGGCTCCGCCAGGCACGGGTCACCGCCATCGACCCCGAGCGCCGGACCGTCGCCCTGGCCGACGCCGACGGCGGCGGCGAACTGGCCTACGACACACTCGTCTACGCGCTCGGCAGCCGCGTCGCCGACCACGGCGTCCCCGGCGTGGCCGAGCACGCCTTCGACGTCGCCGGCCGGCCCTCCGCGCTGCGCCTGCGCGAGCGCCTGGACGACCTGGGCAGGCGGGGCCGGGGCAGGCAGGTGCTGGTCGTCGGCGACGGACTGACCGGCATCGAGACCGCCACCGAGATCGCCGACATGCGGCCCGGCCTGTCGGTGACGCTGGTGGCCCGCGGTGAGCTGGGCGCCTCGCTGTCCGCCGGAGCCCGCGGCCACCTGCGCCGGGCCTGCGACCGGCTGGGCGTCACCGTCCTGGAGCACACCGAGGTCGCGGCCGTCGAGGCGGGGCGGGTGCGGTGCGCCGACGGCACCGCCCTGGCCTCCGACGCGACCGTGTGGACGGCCGGGTTCGCGGTCGGCCCCATCGCCGCCGCCGGCGGGCTGGACGTCACCGAGGACGGTCGGATCCTCGTCGACCGCACCATGCGGTCGGCCTCGCACCCCGACGTCTACGCCGTCGGCGACAGCGTCCACGCCATCGGCGACAACGGCCGGCCGCTGCCGATGTCCTGCGCCTCGGCCGGCTACACCGGCAGGCCACACGGAGGCGATCGTGGCACGGCTGACCGGCCGCGAGGTCCCGAACGCCAAGCTGGAGTACGTGGGCAACCACATCAGCCTGGGGCGGCGGGACGGGATCCTGCAGATGGTCGACGGGGAAGGGCGGGCGAAGCCCACGTACATGGGAGGACGGAAGGCCGCGCGGATCAAGGCGGGCATCGTCAGGATGTCGCTGTGGGGCACCGCGCACCCGACCTTCGGCGTACCCAAGCGCAAGCACCGCCTGGCCGCGCCACAGGCCGCGGCCGGGACGGCGGCCGCGTGACCCCCTAGGGTGCCCCGCGTGAACAGCATCGCGACCGATCGCTTCGACGCCGGCCGCTTCGAGGCCAGCCGGAACCGGCTGGCCTCGCTGGCGTACCGGCTGCTCGGCTCCGCCACCGACGCCGAGGACGCCGTGCAGGACGCGTTCCTGCACTGGCAGGCCGCCGACCGGCGGCGGATCAAGGTGCCCGAGGCATGGCTGACCAAGGTCGTCACCAACCTGTGCCTCGACCGGCTCCGCTCGGCACAGGCCCGCCGGGAACGCGCCGCCGGTGACTGGCTGCCCGAACCGCTCCTCGACGGCGACCCGATGCTCGGCCCGGCCGACACCTTCGAGCAGCGTGAATCGGTGTCCCTGGCCATGCTGACGCTCATGGAACGCCTCTCTCCCGTCGAGCGGGCCGTCTACGTGCTGCGCGAGGCGTTCTCCTACAGCCACGCCGAGATCGCCGGGATCCTCGGCATCACCGAGTCCGCGAGCCAGCAGCACCTGCACCGGGCCCGGCGCCGCGTCACCACCGCCCGCCGCGGCGGCGGCGAGACCGACCCGGCGTCCGCCCGCAGGATCGTGGAGGAATTCCTCGCCGCCGCCACCTCCGGCCGCACCGAGCAGCTGGTGGCACTGCTCACCGACGACGCGATCGCCATCTCCGACGGAGCCGGCGGCCTGGCCGAGAAGCTGCTGCGGTTCGACACCCCGCAGCGCATCGCCGCCGTCGTGCGGGCCGGCCTCAAGCCCACGCCCGCGAAACGGCGACTGGCCGGCGGCACGCCCGCCATCCACTACGCGGTCGTCAACGGGGCCCCCGCGATGCTCTTCGTCGTCGGTGACCAGGTCATGGGCTCCGCGACGTTCGACGTCGTCGACGGCCGGATCGCCACCGTGCGGGGCATCGCCGCCCCCGCCCGCCTCGCCCGCCTCGCCGAAGCCTGGCGACACCACGCGCCGGAGGCGCCGCTCATCGACCGGTGGTGACCCGGCGCGGCCGCCGGCGGGCGCGGCGACCGCGTCGAGGAGAGCCGTGCTCCCGGCCCGCGCCGCCCCGGCCACGGACCGGCCGGCTCCCACGCGCGCCTTTCCCGGGCCGGCCGCGTGGTGCCGGCTCCGCCCGCGTCCGTTTTCGGGGGGCGGGCCGCGCCCGCGGCCGCTCGGAGGTGGCCGGAGGCTCCGGCCGGCACCTGCCTGGCGGCGCGCTTCACCCGCGCCCGGCTCGACCCCGACCTGGCCAGGGCCGACGTCCCCGCACTCGCCGTACCGACCGGAATCGGGTTCACCGTCGCGCCGCCCATCGGCGAACCGGCCCTTCCCGCCGACGCCGAGGCCGTCGAGGCCGCCGTCCTGACCGGCTCACTCATCGCCGCCGTCTGCGCCGGGGTGCTGCCCGGGCGCCGCAACGGGATCCACCGGCGGCTGTACGAGGAGGAGAACCGGGACGAGGACGCCGACGGCATCCCGGTACCACCCAGGCCCCGCGCCGCCGCCCCGGACCCGGGTGACGACTGACGGCATGACGTACCTCACGTCACCGGCGTTCGGCGGCCCAGGCCGGCGCCGCCGGTCTGCGTCCGGCCTCGGGCGGTGTCGGCGCGAGAACATGAACGCCGCACGGCGCCTTCGGCCCGGGGACCTGCACCGATCGGGTCGTCGGTTGCCTCCGCGGCAAGGTCCTCACATGAAACTCACACGAAGGCCCGCTCCTGCGGAGGCACGAACGTTGCGGAAGCCCCGGCGCACCGTCGAGCCGGCCGTTCGTTCACCACCTCTGTCGCCGGTCGGGCGGGCAACTCCCGCAGCCACGCGCACCACGGGCATCCGCTTTCGGGCTCTCAGCGGGCAGCCCGGCCGTGGCCGTCGGTCGCCTGCCGGACGGCCCGAGCACGTGATGGACAGGCATGGGCGACGGGCTGCCGCGTGCGTGTCACCAGGAGGCCGGGATCGCCTTCGGGCGGCGGAAGAAGAGGCCCTCGTGCCAGCGGATCTCCCCGGGCTCCACGGTCAGGCGGAGTCCGGGCCGGCCGGCCACCGCGCGCACCATCGCGTCGATCAGGCAGCGGGCCAGACGGTTCCCCGGGCAAAAGTTGGGGCCGTGGCCGAAGCCGAGGTGTCCCGGGCCCCGGCGTTCCGGGATGAAACTGTCGGGGTCGTCGAAGGCGTCCGGGTCGTGGTTGGCGGCCTCCAGCGAGACCATCGCCACCTCTCCCGCCCGGATCCGCACGCCGTCGATGTCCGCGTCCTCGGTGGCCATCCGTTTGGCGGCCCCGGTCGACAGCGGTGTGTGGCGCAGGAGTTCCTCCACGGTGTCCGGGACCAGCGCGGGATCGCGGTGCAGCCGGGCGACGGTGTCCGGGTGCCGCAGCAGGGTGATCACGGCGCCGCACAGGAACCCCGAGGACGTGGGGTACCCGGCGATCAGCAGCAGCGCGGCGATCTCCGACAGCGCGGCGTCGCCGAGCGGGCCGGCCTTGGCCGGGGCTTCGGCGAGCCGCTTGAGCAGGTGGTCACCGGGCCCGTCGGCCAGTCGGCGGGCGTGGGCGGTGAAGAACCGGTGGATGTCGATGAGGCCCCCGCGCTGCTCCTCGGCGGTGGCGCCGCAGAACTGGAGGGCAAGATCGGTGCGGTCACGGAGGAACGCCACCTCCTCGGCGCCGAGTTCACCGAGCAGGACGCGGGAGGTCATCGCCGCCGCCAGGGGCAGTGCGAAGTCCGCCGCGAGATCGACGGGACCCCCGTGCTCGTCGAGGTCGCGCAGCAGTGTGTCGGCCCGGTCGCGGAGCCACTTCCCGTGGCGCCGGGCCGCGCGTGGCCCGAGGCCTTCGGTGAAGACGGAGCGCAGGCCCGCTTCGCGCAGTACCGACACCCCGTCGCCGGTGGTGCCGGGGGCACGCAGTTCCACGGGCTCCTGGCGGGGCGCGCCGGGGGCCATCGCGGCGGTCGAGCTGAATCGCGGGTCCTCCAGCAGTCGCTTGGCGGTGGCGTACCGGGTGACGAGCCACAGCCGGTCTCCGGTGTACTCGGAGACGACGGGGCAAGCCGGTGCGTCGGCTTCGCGCAGCCGTTGATGGTGCGGGGAGAGTTGCTGGCTCCAGTCGTGGAAGGGGAAGGTGAGGGGGTCCTGTGCGGTGGCCACGGTGAGACGCTCCTTAACATACGGGGGTGGTCCGCTCCTGGTTGGCGGAGTGCGGGTCCGCCGGGACCGGTGCCGGGTGCGGTCGGGTCAGTACTGCGCCGCGTGGTCCTTGAGGAGGATGAAGCCCTGGTTGGCAGCGGCGTGCAGGGGGCCGGCCCCGGTGTAGAGGAGATCGGCGAAGCCCACCGGCGCGTGATAGCTGACCAGTGACGAGGAGACGCCGAGGATGCTCGGGGTGTCCATGAAGAAGGGCAGTTCGTCGATGAGGTACTCCAGGGCCAGGTCGGCGGCGTCGCTGCTCGCGCCCCCCGGCCTCGCGCCGCCGTCCTCGCCGGAACCGGCCGCGGTCCCGGGTTCGCCCGCCGTCCCGGACCCGGCTGCCGCCATGGGAACGGCGCGGGCGGACACCTCCCGGCAGACGGCACGGGTGTGTTCGTCGGTGGTCAGCGCGTCCCGGACGCGCAGGTGCAGTCGCTGGTAGGCGTCGGAATGGACGAGGTCGGACAGCAGGTGGGTGTGCTGGTCCTCCTCGGGGATCCCGCTGCGCTCGAAGGCGCGGCGGATGCGCCTGCGGACACAGGACACCTCTGTCCGCGCCTTCTTGTGCGCCGCCCGGTCGGGATAGCCCTGGGCGCGGTAGTTGGACGCCAGGGAGCGGTCGGGGACGATGACGTCCACCCGCTGGAAGGTGGCATGCGCCCACCGGAACATACGGGTGAGGGTGGGGATGCCGAAGTAGCCGTTGCCCGGACTCACCCCGATCAGCAGGTGGTCGGCGTCGCGCAAGAGCCGACGGCAGTTGGGCGTGTAGGGAAGCGGGGTGTGGCCGCCGGCTGCTGCGGCCGCGGATAACGGCGGGGACGCAGTCGCGGGCGTGGAGGCTGCCACGGGTGCGGAGGGGTGTATCACCATGGGCGTGGCCGGCGTGAGGGAGTGCGGCACAAGGGAACCCTTCGGATCGCTGCGGATGGGGCTCTGCTCGGTGCGGACGTCCGTGGCCGGCGCCGCTCCGTCGGGAGACGGCGCACGGCCGGGACGCGGAACCTGTCCTTCTCGGGCCGTTCCGGGCGCGGAAGATCCGCCCAGGCACCGGAAGAGGGCGGCGGGCTCCAGTTCGTCCGCAAGCCCGTCGTGCGCTGTTCAGCGGGGACCGGTCACCTGAGTGCGGCCTTGGTGCAGCAGCGGGGTACGCGCACCCGGACGTCAGCCGGGTCCACGCACCGCGGAACGACGACCGGGCGGCGAGTACTCGCCCCGTTCGAGAGCGCGCGAGCGAAGCCGTCCTCGGGCCCGGATGTCACCACCGGCTTCGGAAGGGGCGTACGGCACAGGCGGGTGACCAGCTCCGTACCCCGCGTGGTGCGCCCTGGATACGTCACCGCAGTGCCTCTCCCTCGCTCGCCGCATGGTCCGTGCGCCACCGCAGAACTCGTCGATCAAAGAAGCAACCCGCTCACCGGAGTCTAACTCCGGTCAACGGAGCCTGGCAACGGAGACCGGGATGCGACAAGGTACGGGTCATGTCCACACCGCACAGGAACCGACGGAGCGATTACGCGGAGGCCACCCGGCTGGCCATTGTCGAGGCCGCGCGGCAGCTCTTCTCGCACAAGGGCTACTTCGCGACCACGGTCGAGGAGATCGCCGCCGAAGCCCGGGTCGCCCCGACGACCGTCTACGCCGTCGGAGGCGGCAAACAGGGTCTGCTGCGCACCCTGGTGGACATCTGGAGCCAGGCCCCCGTCGTCGCCGCGTCGATGGACGAGCTGGATTCCCTCACCGATCCGGACGCGCTGCTGCGGCAGCTGTCCGCCGTGACGAGGTCCATGCGGGAGAGCTTCGGCGACATCATGCGCATCCTGATCGCGACGGCGCCCCACAACGAGGGCGCGGCCGAAGGGCTGGCGATCGGGACCCGGCGCTATCGGGACGCACTCGCCACCGTCGCCGCCCATCTGCGCACAATCGGCGGCACCCACCCGGAGATGACGGTGGACCAGGCAACCGACATCCTGTGGTTCTACTTCGGGTACAGCGGATACTTCACGCTGGTCGACCAGAACGGATGGTCCTACGACCAGGCCGAATCCTGGCTCGCCCACCAGGCCACCATGGCATTGCGAGCCCCCCGCCCGTGCGCGGAAAGCTCGGGCTGACCGCCCTTCCCGCCTGCGCGGGGGCCTGCGGGACGGCCGGGGTGACGTGTCCGGCACATGGGCGCCCGGCCGCTCCAGGGGCAGGGCACCGAGAGCAGAGCAGCGTCGAGGGCGGCCTCCGGACTCCAGCGGCGAAGCGACGGGAGGGGACGTCCTGATCCTCGACGGGATCGTCCTGGGCGGAGCGGAACGTCAAGGCTTGAGCGTGTGGTGGGGGCGGTGGCCCCGGGCGGGGAGGTCGCGGGATCAGCGGATACCCGGCCTGCCTGCTGACACCGCGTGCTCCGCGGGCTTGTCCCGGTCGCGCGCGGCCCACAAGGTCCGGACGTGCGCCAGATGGTGGCGCATGTGCTCCTCGGCTGCCGCGGCGTCACCGCTCAGCATCAGGTCGAGCAGCGCCGTGTGCTCCTGCGCGGAAGCCACCAGTGCCCCGGCTTCCGCCAAGGCGGTGAGGCCGTAGAGCCGGGAGCGCTTGCGCAGATCGGCCACCGTCTCGACGAGGCGGGCATTGCCGGCAAGGCCGAGCAGTTCGAGGTGGAAGCGACGGTCCGACTCCAGGTAGCCGATGAGGTCGCCGGCGCGTGCCGCGGCCACGATCTCCTCGGCCACGGGACGCAGGTTCTCCAGCTCCTGCCGCGAGGCCGACCGGGTGACCTGGCCGATGATCGGAATCTCGATGAGGGAACGGATCTCGGTGAACTCGTCCAGGTCGCGCTCGGACAGTTCGGTGACGCGAAAGCCCTTGTTGCGCACGGCCTCGACCAGGCCTTCTCGTGCCAGATCCAGCATGGCCTCGCGTACGGGGGTCGCGGAGACGCCGTACTCGGCCGCGAGGGTGGGCGCGGAGTAGATCACCCCGGGCTTCAGGTCACCTGCGATCAGTGCCGCACGGAGGGCATTGGCCACCTGGTCACGCAGGTGCTTCTGGACCGAGATGAGTGTGCGGGGCTTCAGCTCGCTCATGGGTACCCTCCGAGGATGTCTCCTCCACTATACAATGTCACGTTGCGTACTCTCCGAACGGGAGCGCTGTGCACAGCGATCACTCTCCTGGCGCAGGCCGGCTTCTGCCCCGCGTAACCGCCGATCCCCGCGGCGGCTCCGCGACGGCGTGTGCGAGGCCGGGGCCCCGCACGCTCATCACGGCCGCCTCGGGTCCGCTCCCGTCCACCTGGACGGGGACGCCGCGGCTTGTACCACAGAGGCACCGGCCACGTTCGGTCCCGCCCGGGAGAGCCACGTAGACGGGAGCTGCCTCCACGACGGGGCTGCCGCCGGGGACCGCATGGAGACGGCCGGCTCGGTGACCCGCGGGACGGCGGTGGTCGAGGAGGAGTCGCGGTTCGCGGACGCCTCGTGCACCGCCCGGCGGGCGTCCTGGCAGGAGGCGGACGAAACGGCGCCGGATCGTCACCGCGCGGGCGGCCTCCGCACGCATCGTGCCGCCCCGCGTCCTCCGGCCCCGGGCGGCATCCCCGCCCGGGGCCGGAGGACCTCGGTTCGGTCGTGCGGTACGTGCCTGTCAGTAGCGGGTGCTGATGGTGACCCCGCTGAAGCCGTTCACCGCGTACAGGCTGATGTAGTTGGCGCCTGCCCGCGGGTTGTTGACGGTCAGGGTGTGGTCGTTGCCGGCGCCGGTGGCGCGCTGCGTGTAGCTGGTGGTGCTGGGCCAGCCGCTGCTGCTGTGGTACAGGTCCGCGTCACCCGTTCCACCGGAGGTGGTGATCTTCAGCTGGGTGGTGCCCGCCGGGACGTAGAGGTAGAGGTAGGCGTAGTTCCCGGTGGTGGCGGACTGGTTGCTCCGATGGCAGTCCTTGCCGAGCTCCCTGCTGTCCGTGCCGGTGCATTCGGTGAGGGTGCCTCCGTCACCGCTGGTGACGGTGACCGTCCTCGTTGCGGTGGAGGCCGCGCCCTTGTCGTCGGTGACGACCAGTTTCACCGTGTACGTACCGGCGGTGCTGTACGTCTTGGTGGGGTTGGTGGCCGTGGAGGTGGTGCCGTCTCCGAAGGTCCAGGAGCGTGAGGCGATGGTGCCGTCGGGGTCCGAGGACTGGTCGGTGAAGCTGACCTTGAGGTCCTGCGCGGAGCTGGTGAAGGCGGCGGTGGGGGCCTGGTTGCCGGGCGGGTTGGAGCCTCCGCCGCAGTCGCCGGCCGCGCAGCCCGCCAGCCAGGTGTACCAGTCGTTGTCGTAGCGGGTGCCGATGGTACCGGTCAGGTAGGTGCGGGCGGCGCTCCAGTTACCGGTCCGGTAGTGGCCGAGCACCGTGTCCATGTCGGCGCGGTGGTTCTCGATCATGTACCGCGTGGCGAGGTAGCCCCAGCGGTAGATGCGGGTGGTGTCATGGCTGTACGTGGTGTCGAACAGCGTGCTCAGGGCGTAGGTGCGGCGGCCGGCCTCGGTCATCGCGGCCGTGTAGGGGACGCCGCGGTAGGAGTAGGAGACGTACTCGGCGAAGCCCTCGATCCACCAGATCGTCGGCGTGGTGACGTTCGCGTTGAAGTCGCCGTGCATGTCGTAGCGGCCGTCGAGGTAGTGGGTGTACTCGTGGTTGAGGTTCCAGATCTGGAAGTCCGGGCGTAGCCACTCGGCCTCGTAGGCGATGAACCGGGGCTGGTTGCCGGCTGCCGCCGGGTCGCCCTCCAGGTACATGCCGCCGTTGTTGGTGTCGATCCCGTACATGGCGCCGGCGTAGGTCTGGTAGTCCGTGCTGGAATCGAACACCACGACCTCGATGCGGTCGTTGCCGTCGCCCGCGACGGGGCCGCTGTCCCGGACGATGTTGTGGAAGTAGGCGTCCTGGCTCCGCAGACTGTTGCAACTGGCGGACAGTTCGCCCGAGGTCATCTGCTGAGCCTTGATGGTGATGCTGGTACCGCAGTTGTAGGTCACCGGCAGTACGGCCTTCGCCAGCTGCGTCCGGAGGTCGCAGGTGCCGTAGGAGGAGCAGTTGGTTCTGTCGTAGTAGTCGGTCATCTCGGCCACGCCGACCCAGAGCGGGGCGGTGGTGCCCGTGATCGAGCTCGACTTCAGCAGGTCGGCCGCCAGCGGGCTGACCTTGCTCCGCAGGGACGGGTGCTGAAGGAACCTGCCGAGCTCACGTCCGGCGTTGGAGGTGAGGTAGGACTGGCCCGTGCCCAGCAACGGGATGTGACGGGAGGCGAAGTTGTACAAGGAGTCGATCAGGCCGGGGTCTGACTGGACGGCCGTCACGAAGGCGGGCACCTGGTGGCCGCGGAAGGTCACCGTGTAGACGTTGTTGGCCGCGTTGAGCATCCACCGGGACGAGTTCCAGGAGGAATCGTAGTCCGCCAGCAGTCGCTCGATGACGTGGATGTAGCGGGCGTTCTCCTCGGCGCTGTCGATGAGGGTGACGGCCTCGGCGAGAGTCTCACCGTTGGCGTCGCTGACGTCACGTGAGCGTGGGCTGGCGAAGAAGGCGTCGAGCCCCGAGCGGATGGCGGTCTGCAGGCTGCTGCCGTAGGGGCCCACCGTACCGGCGTTGTAGTAGTGGACGTAGTAGCCGGCGCGCAGGTAGAGCACGAGCTGCGGCATGCCGGTGCTGGAGTCGCCGGGATAGGAGGCCGACCCGTCACGCAGGGCGTAGGCGACCGTGGTCATCTGCGCCTCGCGGAAGGCGTGGTAGGCATCGCTTCCCGTCAGGTTGAACAGGGTGTTGACGCAGTCGGTGGTGGACGCCTTGATCTGCTGCACCAGCGCGCTGCCGGTGCGGGAGGTGAAGTCCGAGGCGTTGCACGCGGCCGCCGCGGTGGCCGCGCCCTTCCCGGCCGTGTTCGGTGTGGTCTCCTCCGACGTGGCGGGGACCGGCTGCTTCCCGTGTTCTCCGTAGGACTTCTTGAGCGCGTCCTTGCTCGCCGCGAGCGGTCGGAGCGCGGACGGCGTCAGGGGTGCTCCGGTGACGTGCTCGCTCTCCGTCGTGGCGGACTGAGCCGCAGGCGGAGGACCGGCGTGCCTGTCGTCCGCGGCAGCCGCCCGCGCGGCGGCCACCGGGGTTCCGGTCTGGGCGCCGGCCGGCTGGGACAGCAGGCCGGCGCCCATGACGACGGTCAGGGCCAGCGGCAGCGCCGCTCCCAGACGTCGTCGAACGAGTGACTTTCTCACTACGCCTCCCATGAGGGTTCGGCCGCGCGATGCGGGCCTGTGGGGGATGGGGAGGTCGGGGGGGGAGTGCCGCACCCGTCCGACGGACGGGTGACGACCGATGCCCGTGATTGGCATGGCCACGACCTATGACATGTACCATTGCACAGGTGACATATCGTGGGGAAGGCATCGGGGCGAACTCAGGGTTGCCAACTGGTGGGCGAGCTCCCGCTGTCCTCCGCTGATCGCACCGAGGGACCGTCGTCGTACGGCGCTGCCGGGAATGGCCCGCAGCGGCTCGTCGTCCCGGCCGTCCAGCCGGGGGAGGGAGTCCGGCACCCCGCGGGGTGTACGGGTGGGACGGCGTGGCGAACCGCGGGTCC
It contains:
- a CDS encoding sigma-70 family RNA polymerase sigma factor yields the protein MPRVNSIATDRFDAGRFEASRNRLASLAYRLLGSATDAEDAVQDAFLHWQAADRRRIKVPEAWLTKVVTNLCLDRLRSAQARRERAAGDWLPEPLLDGDPMLGPADTFEQRESVSLAMLTLMERLSPVERAVYVLREAFSYSHAEIAGILGITESASQQHLHRARRRVTTARRGGGETDPASARRIVEEFLAAATSGRTEQLVALLTDDAIAISDGAGGLAEKLLRFDTPQRIAAVVRAGLKPTPAKRRLAGGTPAIHYAVVNGAPAMLFVVGDQVMGSATFDVVDGRIATVRGIAAPARLARLAEAWRHHAPEAPLIDRW
- a CDS encoding Na+/H+ antiporter NhaA; translation: MPAPPASVFGGRAAPAAARRWPEAPAGTCLAARFTRARLDPDLARADVPALAVPTGIGFTVAPPIGEPALPADAEAVEAAVLTGSLIAAVCAGVLPGRRNGIHRRLYEEENRDEDADGIPVPPRPRAAAPDPGDD
- a CDS encoding cytochrome P450 yields the protein MATAQDPLTFPFHDWSQQLSPHHQRLREADAPACPVVSEYTGDRLWLVTRYATAKRLLEDPRFSSTAAMAPGAPRQEPVELRAPGTTGDGVSVLREAGLRSVFTEGLGPRAARRHGKWLRDRADTLLRDLDEHGGPVDLAADFALPLAAAMTSRVLLGELGAEEVAFLRDRTDLALQFCGATAEEQRGGLIDIHRFFTAHARRLADGPGDHLLKRLAEAPAKAGPLGDAALSEIAALLLIAGYPTSSGFLCGAVITLLRHPDTVARLHRDPALVPDTVEELLRHTPLSTGAAKRMATEDADIDGVRIRAGEVAMVSLEAANHDPDAFDDPDSFIPERRGPGHLGFGHGPNFCPGNRLARCLIDAMVRAVAGRPGLRLTVEPGEIRWHEGLFFRRPKAIPASW
- a CDS encoding tRNA-dependent cyclodipeptide synthase, with product MVIHPSAPVAASTPATASPPLSAAAAAGGHTPLPYTPNCRRLLRDADHLLIGVSPGNGYFGIPTLTRMFRWAHATFQRVDVIVPDRSLASNYRAQGYPDRAAHKKARTEVSCVRRRIRRAFERSGIPEEDQHTHLLSDLVHSDAYQRLHLRVRDALTTDEHTRAVCREVSARAVPMAAAGSGTAGEPGTAAGSGEDGGARPGGASSDAADLALEYLIDELPFFMDTPSILGVSSSLVSYHAPVGFADLLYTGAGPLHAAANQGFILLKDHAAQY
- a CDS encoding TetR/AcrR family transcriptional regulator, which encodes MSTPHRNRRSDYAEATRLAIVEAARQLFSHKGYFATTVEEIAAEARVAPTTVYAVGGGKQGLLRTLVDIWSQAPVVAASMDELDSLTDPDALLRQLSAVTRSMRESFGDIMRILIATAPHNEGAAEGLAIGTRRYRDALATVAAHLRTIGGTHPEMTVDQATDILWFYFGYSGYFTLVDQNGWSYDQAESWLAHQATMALRAPRPCAESSG
- a CDS encoding GntR family transcriptional regulator; amino-acid sequence: MSELKPRTLISVQKHLRDQVANALRAALIAGDLKPGVIYSAPTLAAEYGVSATPVREAMLDLAREGLVEAVRNKGFRVTELSERDLDEFTEIRSLIEIPIIGQVTRSASRQELENLRPVAEEIVAAARAGDLIGYLESDRRFHLELLGLAGNARLVETVADLRKRSRLYGLTALAEAGALVASAQEHTALLDLMLSGDAAAAEEHMRHHLAHVRTLWAARDRDKPAEHAVSAGRPGIR
- a CDS encoding collagenase, which gives rise to MRKSLVRRRLGAALPLALTVVMGAGLLSQPAGAQTGTPVAAARAAAADDRHAGPPPAAQSATTESEHVTGAPLTPSALRPLAASKDALKKSYGEHGKQPVPATSEETTPNTAGKGAATAAAACNASDFTSRTGSALVQQIKASTTDCVNTLFNLTGSDAYHAFREAQMTTVAYALRDGSASYPGDSSTGMPQLVLYLRAGYYVHYYNAGTVGPYGSSLQTAIRSGLDAFFASPRSRDVSDANGETLAEAVTLIDSAEENARYIHVIERLLADYDSSWNSSRWMLNAANNVYTVTFRGHQVPAFVTAVQSDPGLIDSLYNFASRHIPLLGTGQSYLTSNAGRELGRFLQHPSLRSKVSPLAADLLKSSSITGTTAPLWVGVAEMTDYYDRTNCSSYGTCDLRTQLAKAVLPVTYNCGTSITIKAQQMTSGELSASCNSLRSQDAYFHNIVRDSGPVAGDGNDRIEVVVFDSSTDYQTYAGAMYGIDTNNGGMYLEGDPAAAGNQPRFIAYEAEWLRPDFQIWNLNHEYTHYLDGRYDMHGDFNANVTTPTIWWIEGFAEYVSYSYRGVPYTAAMTEAGRRTYALSTLFDTTYSHDTTRIYRWGYLATRYMIENHRADMDTVLGHYRTGNWSAARTYLTGTIGTRYDNDWYTWLAGCAAGDCGGGSNPPGNQAPTAAFTSSAQDLKVSFTDQSSDPDGTIASRSWTFGDGTTSTATNPTKTYSTAGTYTVKLVVTDDKGAASTATRTVTVTSGDGGTLTECTGTDSRELGKDCHRSNQSATTGNYAYLYLYVPAGTTQLKITTSGGTGDADLYHSSSGWPSTTSYTQRATGAGNDHTLTVNNPRAGANYISLYAVNGFSGVTISTRY